A window of the Desulfovibrio sp. Fe33 genome harbors these coding sequences:
- the tyrS gene encoding tyrosine--tRNA ligase, which yields MNIYDELKWRGLINQVSDEDKVREYLSKPGATMYCGFDPTAESLHVGNLVPLLCLVRMKKAGHNPLYLMGGATGRIGDPSGKDKERELSDADKLDERLELIKHQVRRFVERNTGERPSIVNNYDWTKDMTCIELLRDVGKHFTVNWMLQKESVKGRIDREETGISYTEFSYMILQSYDYYHLYKNYGCRLQIGGGDQWGNITSGCEFIRRRYAADGEQAEAFALTFPLITTASGKKFGKSEGNAVYLNADLTTPYAFYQFFINTDDADVIKFLKLFTFLTPEEIAELEKQTAEAPHLRAAQKRLAEEVTTMIHGKHELERVLAATEALFGKGDIKTIDPGTLRAAFESAPAVRYASGDVPDLPQMLVDLGLAASKGQARKDILGGGIYINGERVEDGDEIADSQFIGGELLIIRKGKKNYGLVTKY from the coding sequence GTGAACATCTACGACGAGTTGAAATGGCGGGGGCTGATCAATCAGGTTTCTGACGAAGACAAGGTGCGCGAGTATCTGTCCAAGCCGGGAGCCACCATGTATTGCGGCTTCGATCCCACCGCCGAAAGCCTGCACGTGGGCAACCTCGTCCCTCTGCTCTGCCTGGTTCGCATGAAGAAGGCAGGCCACAACCCCCTCTACCTCATGGGCGGGGCCACCGGCCGCATCGGCGACCCCTCCGGCAAGGACAAGGAGCGGGAGCTGTCCGACGCCGACAAGCTGGACGAACGCCTGGAGCTCATCAAGCACCAGGTCCGCCGTTTCGTCGAACGCAACACCGGTGAGCGTCCGAGCATCGTCAACAACTACGACTGGACCAAGGACATGACCTGCATCGAGCTGCTGCGCGACGTGGGCAAGCATTTCACGGTCAACTGGATGCTCCAGAAGGAATCGGTCAAGGGCCGCATCGACCGCGAGGAGACCGGCATTTCCTACACCGAGTTCTCCTACATGATTCTCCAGTCCTACGACTACTACCACCTGTACAAGAACTACGGCTGTCGCCTCCAGATCGGCGGCGGCGACCAGTGGGGCAACATCACTTCCGGCTGCGAATTCATCCGCCGCAGGTACGCCGCCGACGGGGAGCAGGCCGAGGCTTTCGCCCTGACCTTCCCGCTCATCACCACGGCCTCCGGCAAGAAGTTCGGCAAGTCCGAAGGCAACGCCGTCTACCTGAACGCCGACCTGACGACGCCCTACGCCTTCTACCAGTTCTTCATCAACACCGATGACGCGGACGTCATCAAGTTCCTCAAGCTCTTCACCTTCCTCACTCCCGAGGAAATCGCCGAGCTTGAAAAGCAGACTGCGGAGGCTCCGCACCTGCGCGCCGCCCAGAAACGGCTGGCCGAGGAAGTCACCACCATGATCCACGGCAAGCACGAGCTGGAGCGCGTCCTGGCCGCCACCGAGGCGTTGTTCGGCAAGGGCGACATCAAGACCATTGATCCGGGCACCCTGCGCGCCGCCTTCGAATCCGCGCCCGCCGTGCGCTACGCATCCGGCGACGTTCCCGACCTGCCCCAGATGCTCGTGGACCTCGGTCTCGCCGCGTCCAAGGGCCAGGCCCGCAAGGATATCCTCGGCGGGGGCATCTACATCAACGGCGAACGCGTCGAAGACGGCGACGAGATCGCCGACTCGCAGTTCATCGGCGGCGAGCTTCTCATCATCCGCAAGGGCAAGAAGAACTACGGCCTGGTCACGAAGTACTAG
- a CDS encoding TIGR00282 family metallophosphoesterase, whose translation MRILFLGDIVGLPGRKAVMQNLARIKDEESIDIAFANGENASGGYGLKARHAAELLKAGLDGITGGNHIWKYKDLYAMLDGDGRILRPHNYPDHLPGSGVRVFRKEGFPPVAVINLIGRTFMPPIDCPFAAAETVLDALPADIPVQIVDFHAEATGEKIAMGYFLEGKVSAVVGTHTHVQTNDAKVLAGGTGYLTDLGMCGAANSCLGMKPEIILDRYLTGLPRQLEAATGPGVLQGAIFDIDDTTGKAVSMIAFQRNG comes from the coding sequence ATGCGCATTCTCTTTCTCGGCGACATAGTAGGTCTTCCGGGCCGCAAGGCCGTCATGCAAAACCTGGCCCGCATAAAGGACGAGGAATCCATCGACATTGCCTTCGCCAACGGCGAAAACGCCAGCGGCGGCTACGGCCTCAAGGCCAGGCACGCCGCCGAACTGCTCAAGGCGGGCCTGGACGGCATCACCGGCGGCAACCATATCTGGAAATACAAGGACCTTTACGCCATGCTCGACGGGGACGGGCGCATCCTCCGGCCCCACAACTACCCGGACCACCTGCCCGGCAGCGGCGTGCGCGTCTTCCGCAAGGAAGGCTTCCCGCCGGTGGCCGTCATCAACCTCATCGGCCGGACCTTCATGCCGCCCATCGACTGCCCGTTCGCGGCCGCCGAGACCGTTCTCGACGCCCTCCCGGCCGACATCCCGGTGCAGATCGTGGACTTCCACGCCGAGGCGACGGGAGAGAAGATCGCCATGGGCTATTTCCTCGAAGGCAAGGTCTCGGCCGTGGTCGGCACCCATACCCATGTCCAGACCAACGACGCCAAGGTACTGGCCGGAGGCACCGGATACCTGACCGACCTGGGCATGTGCGGAGCCGCGAATTCCTGCCTCGGAATGAAGCCGGAAATCATCCTTGACCGATACCTTACCGGCCTGCCCAGGCAACTTGAGGCGGCAACTGGCCCAGGGGTTTTACAAGGCGCGATTTTTGACATAGATGATACCACCGGCAAGGCGGTGTCCATGATTGCGTTCCAACGGAACGGATGA
- a CDS encoding CheR family methyltransferase — MNDSEPVPEKLRKAMDKSMNLVRSEMGDAEFSRFSELIQTELGIKMPPSKKVLLQSRFQKRLRALGLSGYKEYCDYVFSPEGREQERTHLIDAVTTNTTHFFREPKHWEIMTGIVLPELWKRNVGKHGALRIWSAGCSSGEEPYTLGMVLHEWADQYPGFDFTILATDISGKILAEAKQAVYPMDKVADVPMQYKKKYMLKSKDKLRVKMDAILRNKVSFQRLNFMEDFRLRDRQDIIFCRNVVIYFDRATQEVLFNKFCNNLQTGGYLFIGHSESLSGMNLPLRQVAPTVFRRL; from the coding sequence ATGAACGATTCAGAACCCGTCCCCGAAAAGCTCAGAAAGGCCATGGACAAGTCCATGAACCTCGTGCGTTCCGAGATGGGCGACGCGGAATTCTCGCGGTTCAGCGAGCTTATCCAGACCGAACTCGGCATCAAGATGCCGCCCTCCAAGAAGGTCCTGCTCCAGTCCAGGTTCCAAAAACGGCTGCGAGCACTGGGCTTGTCCGGCTACAAGGAATACTGCGACTACGTCTTTTCGCCGGAGGGACGCGAACAGGAGCGCACGCACCTCATCGACGCGGTCACCACCAACACCACGCATTTCTTCCGGGAGCCCAAGCACTGGGAAATCATGACCGGCATCGTCCTGCCCGAGTTGTGGAAACGAAACGTCGGGAAGCATGGGGCGTTGCGCATCTGGTCCGCGGGCTGCTCCAGCGGCGAGGAGCCGTACACCCTGGGCATGGTGCTCCACGAATGGGCGGACCAGTACCCCGGATTCGACTTCACCATCCTGGCCACGGACATCTCGGGGAAAATCCTCGCCGAGGCGAAGCAGGCCGTCTACCCCATGGACAAGGTCGCCGACGTGCCCATGCAGTACAAGAAGAAGTACATGCTCAAGTCCAAGGACAAGCTGCGGGTCAAGATGGACGCGATCCTGCGCAACAAGGTTTCCTTCCAGCGGCTCAACTTCATGGAGGATTTCCGGCTGCGCGACCGGCAGGACATCATCTTCTGCCGCAACGTGGTCATCTATTTCGACCGGGCCACCCAGGAAGTCCTCTTCAACAAATTCTGCAACAACCTCCAGACAGGCGGCTATCTCTTCATCGGCCACTCGGAAAGCCTGTCCGGCATGAACCTGCCTCTCCGGCAGGTCGCCCCCACTGTCTTCCGGCGGCTGTGA
- the rny gene encoding ribonuclease Y produces the protein MIAEIAMVGGGLIVGLGTGFILFKYISDKKISDSKGLAERIVEEARKESEALKKESRLQAQDEIFNQKKELEREFKDRENQLKNEEKRLHSKEERLDAKREKVADKEAQVVELEKQLIKQEKHLSEVEEDLAQKSDEHERKLQEISGLTVEEARESLLKEIESRTRHESAKMIRNIEMEAKENASKKAKEILSLALQRYAGDYAGEQTVTAVTLPSEDMKGRIIGREGRNIRALEAATGVDLIIDDTPETVVLSAFSPLKREVAKQALERLIHDGRIHPARIEEIVRKVESEMDTKLKEIGEQATFDVGVHGIHPELINLLGRLHYRTSFSQNVLQHSMEVAFLCGVMAAELGLNEKEAKRAGLLHDIGKAVDHEVEGPHAIIGADLAKKHGESKEIIHSIAAHHEDTPPMTILANLVQAADSLSGARPGARKELLENYVKRLEELEGLATGFDGVQKAYAIQAGREIRVMVDSEKVGDENTYVLCKDIAEKIENNMTYPGQIRVTVIREKRAVGYAK, from the coding sequence ATGATAGCCGAAATCGCCATGGTCGGCGGTGGATTGATCGTCGGTCTCGGGACCGGGTTCATACTCTTCAAATACATTTCCGACAAAAAGATTTCCGATTCAAAGGGACTTGCGGAACGCATCGTCGAGGAGGCCCGCAAGGAAAGCGAAGCCCTCAAGAAGGAGTCGCGTCTCCAGGCCCAGGATGAGATATTCAACCAGAAAAAGGAGCTGGAGCGGGAGTTCAAGGACCGCGAGAACCAGCTCAAGAACGAGGAAAAGCGCCTCCATTCCAAGGAGGAGCGCCTTGACGCCAAGCGGGAAAAGGTCGCCGACAAGGAAGCCCAGGTGGTCGAGCTGGAAAAGCAGCTCATCAAGCAGGAAAAGCACCTGAGCGAAGTCGAGGAGGACCTGGCCCAGAAGTCGGACGAGCACGAGCGAAAGCTCCAGGAGATTTCCGGCCTGACCGTGGAGGAAGCCCGGGAAAGCCTGCTCAAGGAAATCGAATCCCGCACTCGTCACGAATCCGCCAAAATGATCCGCAATATCGAAATGGAGGCCAAGGAAAACGCCTCCAAGAAGGCCAAGGAGATCCTCTCCCTGGCCTTGCAGCGCTATGCGGGCGACTACGCGGGCGAGCAGACCGTGACCGCCGTCACCCTGCCCTCCGAGGACATGAAGGGCCGCATTATCGGCCGCGAAGGGCGCAACATCCGCGCTCTGGAAGCGGCCACCGGCGTGGACCTGATTATCGACGACACGCCTGAAACCGTTGTCCTGTCCGCCTTCAGCCCCCTGAAGCGCGAGGTCGCCAAGCAGGCCCTTGAACGGCTTATCCACGACGGCCGCATCCACCCCGCCCGCATCGAAGAGATCGTGCGCAAGGTGGAAAGCGAAATGGACACCAAGCTCAAGGAGATCGGCGAGCAGGCCACCTTCGACGTGGGCGTGCACGGCATCCATCCCGAGCTCATCAACCTGCTGGGCAGGCTGCACTACCGCACCAGCTTCTCCCAGAACGTGCTCCAGCACTCCATGGAGGTCGCCTTCCTGTGCGGCGTCATGGCCGCCGAGCTCGGCCTCAACGAGAAGGAGGCCAAACGCGCCGGACTGCTGCACGACATAGGCAAGGCCGTGGACCACGAGGTGGAAGGCCCCCACGCCATCATCGGCGCGGACCTGGCCAAGAAGCACGGCGAATCCAAGGAGATCATCCACTCCATCGCCGCCCACCACGAGGACACCCCGCCCATGACCATTCTGGCCAACCTGGTCCAGGCGGCCGACTCCCTGTCCGGCGCCCGTCCCGGCGCGCGCAAGGAGCTGCTTGAGAACTACGTCAAGCGCCTTGAAGAACTCGAAGGCCTGGCCACCGGGTTCGACGGCGTGCAGAAGGCCTACGCCATCCAGGCGGGCCGCGAAATCCGCGTCATGGTCGATTCCGAGAAGGTCGGCGACGAGAACACCTATGTGCTCTGTAAGGACATCGCCGAAAAGATCGAGAACAACATGACCTACCCCGGCCAGATCCGGGTCACGGTCATCCGCGAAAAGCGGGCCGTGGGCTACGCCAAGTAA
- the zapA gene encoding cell division protein ZapA: protein MPRYTLTLMGLEISFKTDADNVRIEAAQAFIENKHKELVAGAGDISKEKLLTYLLLSLADDYLVAEEKLKRLEGKIGEILEKTSTDPDR from the coding sequence ATGCCTCGCTACACGCTGACCCTGATGGGACTCGAGATATCCTTCAAGACGGATGCGGACAATGTCCGTATCGAGGCCGCGCAGGCGTTCATCGAGAACAAGCACAAGGAGCTTGTCGCCGGAGCCGGTGACATCAGCAAGGAAAAGCTGCTCACCTATCTGCTCCTGAGCCTGGCGGACGATTATCTGGTCGCCGAAGAAAAACTGAAGCGACTGGAAGGGAAGATCGGAGAGATTTTGGAAAAGACCTCGACGGATCCGGACCGATAA
- the glmU gene encoding bifunctional UDP-N-acetylglucosamine diphosphorylase/glucosamine-1-phosphate N-acetyltransferase GlmU translates to MPEYKTTALVLAAGKGTRMRSPKAKVLQTLLNEPMLFYVYEALAPIVKGNVLTVVGHDADNVAAAFPDMADRFVTQTEQLGTGHALQVAWEAVKRSGATHCLVINGDTPLVTVEALDRLMAAQGCCDLAFMTITPRDTASFGRVVRDAERRITAIVEAKDYDFSVHGPVTGEVNAGIYLLKVETVGPLLDQLENKNKSGEYYITDLIGLAVEKGLSVDGVQAGNDISLMGINSPRELIVAENALRSRIVNELIDAGVLIHNPDTVIIGPRAEVEPGAEIFGHCEIYGASKVAAGARLGSYNHITDAVFAPGCVVREFNHIEKAEVGEGATVGPYSRLRPGAVLKKNARVGNFVEMKKAVLGEGSKASHLTYLGDAEVGPGANIGAGTITCNYDGKNKFTTKIGAGAFIGSNTALVAPVTVGENALIGAGSTITKDVPDNQAGIARGKQVNLKRRLKKN, encoded by the coding sequence ATGCCCGAATACAAGACGACCGCCCTGGTGCTGGCCGCAGGCAAGGGAACGCGAATGCGCTCTCCCAAGGCCAAGGTCCTGCAAACCCTGCTGAACGAGCCCATGCTCTTCTACGTGTATGAGGCCCTTGCGCCGATCGTGAAGGGAAACGTCCTGACCGTGGTCGGGCACGACGCCGACAACGTGGCCGCGGCCTTCCCGGACATGGCGGACAGGTTCGTCACGCAGACGGAACAGCTCGGCACCGGCCACGCCCTCCAGGTGGCCTGGGAAGCCGTGAAGCGCTCCGGGGCCACCCACTGCCTGGTCATCAATGGCGACACCCCGCTGGTGACGGTTGAGGCGCTGGACCGGCTCATGGCCGCCCAGGGCTGCTGCGACCTGGCCTTCATGACCATCACCCCCCGCGACACCGCCTCCTTCGGCAGGGTGGTCCGCGACGCCGAACGGCGGATCACGGCCATCGTCGAGGCCAAGGACTACGATTTTTCCGTGCACGGCCCGGTCACCGGCGAGGTCAACGCGGGCATCTACCTGCTCAAGGTCGAAACCGTCGGCCCGCTGCTCGACCAGCTTGAAAACAAGAACAAATCCGGCGAATACTACATCACCGACCTGATCGGGCTGGCCGTGGAAAAGGGGCTGTCCGTGGACGGCGTCCAGGCGGGCAACGACATTTCCCTCATGGGCATCAACTCTCCGCGCGAACTGATCGTCGCCGAGAACGCCCTGCGCAGCCGCATCGTGAACGAACTCATCGACGCGGGCGTGCTTATCCACAACCCCGACACCGTCATCATCGGCCCCAGGGCCGAAGTAGAGCCCGGAGCCGAAATATTCGGCCACTGCGAAATCTACGGGGCCTCCAAGGTGGCGGCGGGCGCGCGCCTCGGCTCATACAACCACATCACCGACGCCGTCTTCGCCCCGGGCTGCGTGGTCCGCGAATTCAACCACATCGAAAAAGCCGAGGTGGGCGAAGGCGCGACCGTCGGCCCCTACTCCCGGCTGCGGCCCGGCGCGGTGCTCAAAAAGAACGCGCGCGTCGGCAACTTCGTGGAAATGAAAAAGGCCGTTCTGGGCGAGGGGTCCAAGGCCAGCCACCTGACCTACCTGGGCGACGCCGAGGTCGGTCCCGGAGCCAACATCGGAGCGGGGACCATCACCTGCAACTATGACGGCAAAAACAAATTCACGACCAAAATCGGCGCGGGGGCGTTCATCGGCTCCAACACCGCCCTGGTCGCCCCGGTGACCGTGGGCGAAAACGCCCTGATCGGGGCCGGGTCCACCATCACCAAGGACGTGCCGGACAATCAGGCAGGCATCGCCAGAGGCAAGCAGGTCAACCTGAAAAGGCGCCTGAAGAAAAACTAG
- a CDS encoding peptide transporter encodes MYDDKELKEYRDLLKPPEKFEEGFDWKTVVGAVFIGFLMMPGSMYLQLVIGQGIGPAARWVTIILFAEIAKRSYTHLKEQEIFLLYYMAGAALASPFQGLLWNQYLVQSDAARMLGLTEFIPHWVAPAMGSGSYLERTFLHRDWLVPILLLVGAQLVQRIDHFGLGYSLYRITSDVEKLPFPMAPVGALGTMALAESTEDKKTGWKWRVFSIGGVIGLAFGFFYVLLPALSGLLFTEPIRLIPIPWIELTRHTEDVLPAVATGLQFDLGLVFIGMVLPFWAVIGGLLGLVVTIAANPILYAHGILHRWHPGMATVETVFANNFDFYMSFGIGLGLAIGAVGVYYVVKSFRSASGGLDFSALFNPPEGRGDINFWVSIGIYVFSTLCYIAFCLWLVPSFPWIFFVLYGFVYTPVISYISARMEGVAGQFIALPMVREFSFIAGAKFFGYHGLEIWYAPIPFHNYGEATVQFRQIELTGTSLRGIIKAEILVFPIVMVSSLLFSQFLWQLAPIPSPEYPFAQELWHLQALNTLLMQTSTLDGNSLFFEALSGPVVLSGLGLGLILYSVLNVLGLPVLLVYGVVRGLGQSTPHGMILEVVGALLGRFYFLKKYGARWRHYAPVLLAGFSCGMGLTGMFAMGCTLIMKSLGRLAY; translated from the coding sequence ATGTACGACGACAAGGAATTGAAGGAATACCGGGACCTGCTCAAGCCGCCCGAGAAATTCGAGGAGGGGTTCGACTGGAAGACCGTGGTGGGAGCCGTTTTCATCGGCTTCCTGATGATGCCCGGCTCCATGTACCTGCAACTGGTCATCGGCCAGGGCATCGGCCCGGCCGCCCGCTGGGTGACCATCATCCTCTTCGCCGAAATCGCCAAACGTTCCTACACCCATTTGAAGGAGCAGGAGATATTCCTGCTTTACTACATGGCGGGCGCGGCGCTGGCTTCGCCGTTCCAGGGGCTATTGTGGAACCAGTACCTGGTCCAGTCCGACGCGGCGCGGATGCTCGGCCTGACCGAGTTCATCCCCCACTGGGTCGCGCCGGCCATGGGTTCCGGCTCATACCTGGAGCGAACCTTCCTGCACCGCGACTGGCTCGTGCCCATCCTGCTGCTCGTCGGCGCGCAACTGGTCCAGCGCATCGACCATTTCGGGCTGGGCTATTCCCTGTACCGCATCACCTCGGACGTTGAGAAGCTGCCGTTCCCCATGGCCCCGGTGGGCGCGCTGGGCACTATGGCCCTGGCCGAATCCACCGAAGACAAGAAGACCGGCTGGAAGTGGCGGGTCTTCTCCATCGGCGGGGTCATAGGACTCGCCTTCGGTTTCTTCTACGTGCTCCTGCCCGCCCTGTCCGGGCTGCTCTTCACCGAACCCATCCGGCTCATCCCCATACCGTGGATCGAGCTGACCCGGCACACCGAGGACGTTTTGCCCGCCGTGGCCACGGGACTGCAATTCGACCTGGGGCTGGTCTTCATCGGCATGGTCCTGCCTTTCTGGGCGGTCATCGGAGGCCTGCTCGGGCTCGTCGTGACCATCGCGGCCAACCCGATCCTCTACGCCCACGGCATCCTGCACCGCTGGCATCCGGGCATGGCCACCGTGGAAACGGTCTTCGCCAACAACTTCGACTTCTACATGAGCTTCGGCATAGGCCTGGGCCTGGCCATCGGCGCGGTGGGCGTATACTACGTCGTCAAATCGTTCCGCAGCGCGAGCGGCGGCCTGGACTTCTCGGCCCTGTTCAACCCGCCCGAAGGACGCGGCGACATCAACTTCTGGGTGTCCATCGGCATCTACGTCTTTTCCACCCTGTGCTACATCGCCTTCTGCCTGTGGCTGGTGCCGAGCTTTCCCTGGATTTTCTTCGTCCTCTACGGCTTCGTGTACACCCCGGTCATTTCCTACATCTCCGCGCGCATGGAGGGCGTCGCCGGACAGTTCATCGCCCTGCCCATGGTCCGCGAGTTCTCGTTCATCGCCGGGGCCAAATTCTTCGGCTATCACGGGCTGGAGATATGGTACGCGCCCATCCCGTTCCACAACTACGGGGAGGCCACGGTCCAGTTCCGGCAGATCGAGTTGACGGGAACCAGCCTGCGCGGGATCATCAAGGCCGAAATTCTGGTCTTCCCCATCGTCATGGTCTCCTCGCTGCTCTTCTCGCAATTCCTCTGGCAGCTCGCGCCCATTCCCTCGCCGGAATACCCCTTCGCGCAGGAGCTGTGGCACCTCCAGGCCCTGAACACCCTGCTCATGCAGACCTCCACCCTCGACGGCAACTCCCTCTTCTTCGAGGCGCTGTCCGGCCCGGTGGTCCTGTCCGGCCTGGGGCTCGGCCTGATCCTCTATTCGGTGCTCAACGTCCTCGGCCTGCCCGTGCTTCTGGTCTACGGCGTGGTCCGCGGACTGGGCCAGTCCACGCCGCACGGCATGATCCTGGAAGTGGTCGGCGCGCTCCTGGGCCGCTTCTACTTCCTGAAAAAATACGGCGCGCGCTGGCGGCATTACGCCCCGGTCCTGCTGGCGGGCTTCTCCTGCGGCATGGGCCTGACCGGCATGTTCGCCATGGGCTGCACCCTCATCATGAAGTCGCTCGGAAGGCTGGCGTACTAG
- a CDS encoding substrate-binding periplasmic protein: protein MKILPLPLLLLFAAAPGHAQRAFAASPPKNALVMFIAHADVPPYYIGGPGAPDRGILPDVLKAVAEPLGYALSFKQLPDKRGWDMLEHGGVDVYASAREWKDEPDRFLWTDPFMPNEDVLVYRAGCSIQYLSPETLHGTTVACIKGFFYPALQAHFGPGGITRLDATSPDVMLELLRLGRADAAIVNRTEIHWMFHHREDIDSRQFRVDPTPAGTASIRFVFPKNRGWEPVIEQFNLRLREMKADGSLEAVLDRYR, encoded by the coding sequence ATGAAGATATTGCCGCTCCCCCTCCTCCTGCTGTTCGCGGCCGCCCCGGGCCATGCGCAACGCGCCTTTGCGGCTTCCCCCCCGAAGAACGCCCTCGTCATGTTCATCGCCCACGCCGACGTGCCGCCCTACTACATCGGCGGCCCGGGCGCGCCGGACAGGGGCATCCTGCCTGACGTGCTGAAGGCCGTGGCCGAACCGCTGGGATACGCCCTTTCCTTCAAGCAGTTGCCCGACAAGCGGGGCTGGGACATGCTCGAACACGGCGGTGTGGACGTCTACGCCTCGGCCAGGGAATGGAAGGACGAGCCGGACAGATTCCTCTGGACCGACCCGTTCATGCCCAACGAGGACGTACTCGTCTACCGCGCGGGGTGCTCGATTCAGTACCTCAGCCCCGAGACGCTTCACGGCACGACCGTGGCGTGCATCAAGGGATTTTTCTACCCGGCCCTGCAAGCGCACTTCGGGCCGGGCGGCATAACGCGGCTCGACGCCACCTCACCCGACGTCATGCTGGAGCTTCTCAGGTTGGGCAGGGCGGATGCCGCCATCGTCAACCGCACGGAAATACACTGGATGTTTCACCACCGGGAAGATATCGACTCCCGACAGTTCCGCGTGGACCCCACCCCGGCCGGAACCGCCTCCATCCGTTTCGTATTTCCCAAGAACCGGGGATGGGAACCGGTTATCGAACAATTCAACCTCCGTCTCAGGGAAATGAAGGCGGACGGCAGCCTCGAAGCCGTCCTCGACCGGTACAGGTAG